The Lycium barbarum isolate Lr01 chromosome 4, ASM1917538v2, whole genome shotgun sequence nucleotide sequence AAATCAAAGATTTTAAAACTTATCAGCACACAAATGTTAAAATCGTAAAGAAAACTTACTCTTCTGAAATCAAAATTCTACACGTTAACAATTAGTTTTACATTATAAGTCTAATTTAACACGATATTAcagataatttatttttatttagccGGTAACAAGTTTTACTTATTATAGTCAATATATTCCTACTAGTCTAATTTATCACGTTATTGCAGGTTGTAttctatattttttttgttgtaacTAATTAGTTTACTTAATCACAAACTACCTATAATTATCTTGAGTGACCTAATAGACTAAAAATTCTATTTACCCCATTAGTATATAGACTTTTAACTACTGGTCTAATTTAACACGTTATTGCAGGTTGTATATTAGTTTTTGTTGTAACTAATTAGTTTACTTGATGACAAACTACCTATAATTATCTTTTAAGTGACCTAATAGACTAAAAATTCTATTTACCCCATTAGTATATAGACTTTTAACAGAATTCTAAATAAGATTAGATAAGGAGCCTTTTTTTGAATCAGATTTTGTTTTATCCAATCAAATCATCATTAATTACGCCTATAAATATAGGAACTCAAACAATTCCTCTTCGTTCTCTCAATTCTCTTTGATACTACTCAACTAAAAGACCATGGCAAAATTAGCcgcaatttttatttttctttgctCTTTTGCAACTTTTATTCATTGTTTACCTCTATCAACAAGTTCTAGATGGATAGTAGATGATGAAAATGGTGAAAGAGTGAAATTAGTTTGTGGAAATTGGGCTGCCCATTTACAAACAATGTTACCAGAAGGACTTGATCAACAGCCTGTTAGCCACATTGCTAGGCACATATCATTAATGGGCTTCAATTGTGTTCGTTTAACATGGGCTACTTACATGTTCACTCGACATTCAAATCTAACTGTGGCCCAATCTTTTATTAATAATGGGCTACATGATGCAATGTCAGGAATAGCTAAGAAAAATCCGCAACTTTTGGGCCTTACTGTTGTTGAGGCCCAAAAGGCTGTGATTGAAGAATTGGGCCGTCATGGTGTTATGTCGGTTCTTGATAATCAAGTTGGTGAGCCCATGTGGTGTTGTGCAGTTGATGATGGGAATGGTTTTTGGGGAGACAAGTATTTTCAACCTAAAGAATGGTTAAAAGGTTTGGATATTGTTGCTAAACGATACAAGGATTTACCAATGGTATGTATTACTCATACTTTGTTTATATTGTTGTTAATTTTAAATTCAAATTTATTAAAACTAAATAGAAAAATACAAATAGTAAAGGGGACCAGACTAGTAGATCAAAGTTGAGAAAAAAAGACATATCTGCAATTCGTTTACATTTTCGGTTCTCCAAACTTACTTACTTGTGGCAACCTTCTGGCCGCCCAACAACCAACATATTAGATTTCACAAGTAGACACGTGAGATTTTCGTCTAGAAAAAAGGTGGGGCTTTTTAGCGTTATAAGTATTGATCGTTAACGTGTGATTTTCTCTCTTATTTTTACACAATATTGGAGCATATTTTGATATCTCTGTGTTGTACTTAGGTGTAGATAACTAGTATAGATTCTTTAGAGTTTAACGTCAAGGTTTAAACGATCTCACACTTCTGAGAATTAtctttcaatttctttttttttttttttgccacgccTCTTCTTCTAAATTTTCACGATAATATTCCTCAAATGTACTTCCATTATTTTTTCGAAAGTAATTTCCTTACTTGGCCCTTCATGATTAGTTTGTTTGCATTATTCCATATTATTGTTATTAATTTTCATTCACTATTTGTTTCTAGGTTATCGGCATAAGTCTACGAAACGAGCTACGTGGTCCTCTTACAAATCAAAGTGTATGGTATGAAAATGTAGCGAAGGGTGCAAAAACAATTCACAGGGCTAACCCTAATCTTCTAATAATCATATCAGGATTggattatgatattgattttaCCTTCCTAAAGGAAAAGCCCTTGAACTTAAACATGAGAAACAAAATAGTATACGAGACTCATCGTTACGCATTTACTGAGGGACAAGCTAATTGGTTCTTAACTCAGCCACTAAACAAGGTTTGTGATACAATTAAGGAAGAGATTATGAATAAATCAGGGTTTTTGCTTAAGGGAAAAAATGCAGCACCTTTATTTGTTAGTGAATTTGGAGGTGACCAAAGGTTGACTAACCCTTCAGACAATTATTTTATGGGCTGCTTTCTCTCATTTTTAGCTGAGTTAGATTTGGATTGGGCCGTTTGGGCTTTGCAAGGTAACTATTATACCCGAGAAGGTGTACAGGGTACAGAGGAGATGTATGGGATGTTTAATTACACGTGGAACTCTCTTAGAAGTCCTGAATATCATGCAAAGCTACAACTTGTTCAACAAAAATTACAAGGTAAAAGTTTTCTTTCACTCTTTTTTTGTCCATTTTATTGGTATGAGAAAATTGATTGGAATTTGAATCTCACAAGGTAAAAGTTTTCTTTCACTCTTTTTTTGTCCATTTTATTGGTATTAGATGCTTTGgagtttaacttatatacacacacattatAGTCTAacttatatacacacacatgatATAAATGCTTTATAAACTATCATTAGTCGCTATTTTTTGAGTAATTATGTAATATAGAATTCTTTTAAGTTTTTACGCTTTCTGTATGCATATAAAAGTTTAACTTTTCTGCGTATTTAGCCAAACACATGTGACTAATAGCCTGTTTTCACCAAGCTTACAAATctatttattttgaaaatatttttgtaATGAGAAGTGCTTtccaaaaaaagtacttttagaaAGTAGCaaatcaattttaaaaatattgttGTCAATATTAGAACATCAATTTGTGCTTGGTCAAGGTTTTGAAAGTGTttttggagaaaaatatttttttcacctTTTGTAAGTATCTCTTGCTACTGATTAAgaacactccccccccccccccctccccccgaaAAACTTGATGAAATACCTCAGTAAATTAAGCACTTGTGACTTTGTAGAAGCTTTGCCAAACATGCTATAACTATCATTATTACCTTCATTATGTTAACTAACTCCTTGTGTACTTTTGTCATGCTTTtagatccaaaatcaaagaaacCAACCTACCACTTATTGTTCCATCCACAAAGTGGCAAGTGCTTGAATGTTGCATCAAACAATGTTGTACATGCAAGTGATTGTGTTGGAGCTAGCCGGTGGAGCCACGACGGAGACGGCACGCCGATCCGATTAACCGGAACTTCTTTGTGTCTAACAGCATCAAGAGAGGGTTTGCCTGTTACACTTTCAAAACATTGCAGTGAACAAAGTACATGGAAACTTGCTTCAAATTATCAACTTTCAAATGTTGATGAGAATGGGAAAGAGTTGTGTTTGGATTTTGACACTTATTATTCTTCTTCTAAAGTTTTGGTTAGGAAGTGTGTTGGCTTAGATGGAAAGAGTGTTGATAATCCTCAAAGTCAATGGTTCAAGTTAGTCTCAGCCAATGTTTAGTAGAGTCATTAATTAGTCTCTTAAATATGTCTTTGTTTAGTTGACTCTTTATTTCAATTCTCTTGTTGAAATAATACTGGAATAAGTGATAGACATGAAATTTGAAAGAAGAGATTTTGTTTAATTTATCCTGTTGTCGCACTATAATATTTTACATTCTTGAATGACTTCAGCATTAAAAGCTTACAAGTGATGTGTCTTATTTTTATTCAACGTATGAATTTTCCTTGAGCTCAATTAAGAGATTGTTGAATTTTTGCTTTGAACTTTGGGCTAAATGGAAGAAAAGAGCAATTCTGATCCTATTGAGTATTACTAGTATTTTTTTTCCTATTCATACGTTGTTACATGTCTATTTAACATGGCTTCTTATGTTGTTACATGTCTATTTAACATGGCCCGCTAGCCCGAGTCTTTTGATTATGCAAAAGACTTACAAAGCATGACAAGAAGAGTGACAACATGGTAGATCTAAAGACTAActagaaaaagagaaaaagaagacaAATAATTATAAGGGAATAAGTTGGCAAAAGCAACAAAGTGTAAATATTCATAGCTATTTTCTTCGGGTGGAGCCCTTATAACTTTTCAAAGAGGCTCTTTTTTTCCCCCCTTCTTTTTTGGGTTTTGTTAATATATGCAAAATTGAATTATTTCTTTTTAATAAGTCGATGAGGAGTAAACAATTAAGTGAATGCTAAATATGGGTCGTAGAAGTCCTCCCCTTGTTTTCAGGGTCAAATCCTAGATCTAGTTAAGTTTGTTGTTTATACAACTACATTTAAACTAAGCTTTGTGTCAATTGCATTAGAATCCGACTTAATTCATACTTGTTCTGGAAAATTTCATATTGGAGGTAAAACACTCTATTACAAAGTTGACTTCATATTCCGAGCTTGATTAACCCTGACGTCTAATTAAAGATGAAACATTAGTTATCACTCTACCACAATTTTTGTTGATTTTATCATTATATtgtatttaaagtaaaacttatacTAATATGAAATTCAGATATTTTATTATAGAAGAGACAAAAGAAAGAATTTAGCGTCCCCATTATGGGGCTTTGCAGAATGAGACAATAATTAAAGCTACTTTAGTACCAAAATGGTGTCTTATCCATAATCAGGAACGAGGAATGAACCATAAAGAAGTAGCAGAACAAACATATAGTTGGGAGCTAGTACTCCTATTACAATATTATATTAGCCGAAAGATAACTACAAATAATTGTTCGTGAAACATGAGATTAATATTGCGAAAATGAGACATATTACATATTATAACAGGTTAAACTATTCTAATaacaaaattttattatattattgttgcaTATAAATTAAATCGAAAATGAAATTGCAAGCTTGGTTATTAGGTTCAACTTTAGTAAATGTAATGTGAAGACCtttttgactattcttttgacAAAGGCTCCTAAAGCTCTGCCCACGTTTAGTTGCAAATCCTGACTTACACAATATTCTTGCCTAAAGATGTTCTTCTTTCCAAAAAGTTAAAACTCTCTAAATCCAAATATATGTGAAATTTGCACTTCAAATTAAATTCTACCAGGGCGGAAAATTCAATTCCAATACTGTTTTAAACATTCTGTTTAATTATTAAAAACATTAAAAAATGACTTAGTGGCAAGTGGCAACCTCTTTAGTTTCAATTTATCAGGTGAGAAGTTTTAATCAGATAGATACGAGAAAAACACTGTCCAAAAAGAGTGGAACGTAGATAGTAACTAATTCAATACGTAATAACTTACCTCAAATGTTAAAGTTCAAATTTGTAATGTTGTGATTCAAATTGTGACATCTTAAATATGGATAGTAAGTAATTACTCAAGAGCATTTAGTTGGAGTTTTGATCAATAAATCACTTTAGAGACTATACTCCCTCGGCCTCAATTTATGTAGtacattttttttagttttgtcCCAAAAGTATAGTTGGCCCTTTTAAGTGGTGTGGTTAAGATGTCATGCAAAAACCATACGAAATAAAGGCACTCCAGAATAGTACATAATTTATCATAAATAGTGAATGTGGGTTTCATTCACGAGCATACCCCACAATATTGTCAGCACTGATGCCACAAAAGTTCCTCAGTTTCAACTCTATGGGATCAAACTTCCCAAACTTGAGAGCTAAATATCAGCAAAATTTGTAACTGAAGGTCAAAAACTTTATCTGCAAGTGAGTAACTTACTCTTCATATTGGAAATGCCAGCGGTAAAAATGTGTACCAAATGAAATAATGAAAGTGAGTTACTAGTAAAACAGTAGGAAAAGGCCCCCCAGCTGGTAATGCCGTGCATGTCTGCCACGTGACTTTTCTTACCCAAAATTATGCCGAGAAAAGAACAGTCTACGGACGTTGCAGAAGTCCCCTAGCGCACCCCATTATCATTCACTGTGGCAGCCCTAGCTATATTGTGTTCCCTTCACTCTCATTTACCTATTCCCTTTGCATACCTACACTAGCATACAACGACAGCAATAAATTCAGTAAAATATTATAGGTGAAGTTTGGGGATTGCAGAGTTTACAAAAACTTTATTCATATCTTTGAAAAGGGGATCCCCTTTGAAAAAGTAGGAAATCATCTCCGATAGACCATTGATTcaaaaatgatgaaaaagaggTAGTAGGAACAAGCAGAAATTATAACAAGTAATAAGATAATCGAGAATAAAAAAATAACAGATAATAATAGAAATCTTAAATTAAGAAAAACAAGATTAATATGAACACTGAGAAATTTAAGGAAACGAAATATGTCCGACTATCAACTAATTACTCTCTAGCTAATTCTCTATCTTCACACTCTCCTATTAATGGTCACTAGCATAGATGAATTAAAAGGGCATACATCTCACCACGAGGCTTTTATATGAAAATCAAGCGTGTTTTGTTCAAAACAGATAACATTACACCATGTTAAGAATATCGTTGAGTTGTAACTAATATTAAAGCCAATGAATTCACCAAGACGAGTATAAGGGTGATGGAGGGATGAAGTAACGTATGACTTAGTACCTTTGCCGGATGAAGTAATGTATGACTTAGTACCTTTGCCTATCTATGAGACGATTTACTACATTTACTTGTAGCTATGGTTAAGCCCGTCAACCAGTTCTGGTTAACCGGTTCAAATCGGTAATCGGACCGGTAAAATCGAAATCGGTGGAACCGGTTTACCGGATTCGATCAACCGTTTAATATATACCGGTccggttttgatttttttgggaccAGAATCGGTTAAACCGGAagcggaccggttaaaccggtcagaattaattttttttttaaatgtagccGTTGGACTGTGggctggaccgttggccaacggtccatttgcaaaaaatGGCCATTGCCAAACGGTTCCAAATCCCCATTTtggcccccccaaccccccaaacttttttttaacactttaacccatctcccacccctatataaacccctctccatttccattttaatccacaccaattcactcttctctttctctcaatctctcaattatagttactttgtaACAactagccactttaaatttctctcaattaaatattataaagtcttattatagtttcaattattaattttgcaattataatattgttggtggagttggtgattttgcaacaatccgaagtagctttggtggatttgcaattctagccgccttcactttgttggaaattagtccggcaatttggtaccttcgttccaactctatctttatttttcgcaatttaatttacgaaatttaattctagcaatttaatttgttgcaagttattttcttgtgatttaaattaattctatttaataatggcgaagagatttagacgtggtgccggtagtggTGGTATTGTTAGGagtgggtttaatgaggaaacatttgtggaagaaacacctaaatGTAGGTATttatgttggtggaaataatccacttttagatcataAGGCAATGCAACAttattataccgacacttttaatgaaattgatgatgatgataataataataatgatgatgatgatgatgatgatgaagccccaaaaaatcccataggagatacatgtcctgcacaatcacatacacaagacaaaccgcctagaactcgtaagccaactgctaaaatttggaaaattatgactaaggataaggaaagccaaacagctaaatgtaacATATGcggacaagtatttgcttttagacAAGGAaatagtaaggatggtggaacgggtacactaaatggtcatatgagaaagaaacatatggatgtttggggagagcaaacgggttcaaatgtggggggcattcaaatgacgatagacccacgaaccgataaaaattttaagtatgacaagaaaaaagagcgtgtagaaatagctaaaatggtagcttatgattgtttacctttttccttttcttcgagtttggggtttgttacttacattcaatgttgttataatccgttatttgagggtattcctagaagtacttgtagagcggatgttatagatttgtataaaagatatagattttatttgcgtcatgtatttaattctttaaattgtaatgtttctcttactgctgatttgggtcttaATCTTAacaatttagatttttttgctattacatatcattgggttatgcaaaaaaaagaattatagttTTTTTATATAATGAAGGGCAAGGTCGTCAAGATGGAATTTTTTTaacggattcaatgtctactattatgagagtttttaacatttatagaaaaacactttgtattgctttagataatgtttCTAATAATATAGAGgcggttggtcttttaaaaaaagaattaaaccctccgctaaaaaatatttttcatgtgagatgtagttgtcacattttaaacttaattgttaaagatggttttgtgtgttttgaagattctattcaaaaagttagaaatgcggttGCATTTCTTTTTTTGTAATGCAAATAGGGGAAGactgagagattttaagaattcttgtgtgaAAAATAGTCTTACacctagaaaaattcaagtagaaattgagattaggtggaactacacttatattatgctacaacaagcatatgagtatagaatttccatacaacaagttcacaacaaatataatattaataaggatgattggttaaatattacggatgaggaagatgttaaggaatgtgttgaactcttacaaaaattttataatgcaactcttgcttttactagacaattctatcccacggtaactgaaattttagcctacttagcggaaatagctagagttttacaagagtataaaaataaattcggttatcaagcggctatttttaatatgacaataaaatttaagaagtatttttttcccatcccaactttatttatattgggttctcttttaaatccttgtttgaaaatgtcttatactagagcattggttgatcaaatttatacctttttagaaattgaaaaggaagttgaaccatctttagCAGACGCCGAGCTCGCGATTGATGCCGAGTTTGAAAaatttttagtcattattctaatttggaagaaaatgctacacccgttgctccacgccctactacttctcaaagtagcaaaaagggcttgtcgggtttgtcgcatttaaaagttttacattcacatccaactccttctcataATGAAAAGTTTGATGAATATcgcttttatttgatgcagccaaatgtggatatcaaggaactagatgatttggacgtcttagcatggtggaagaaatacaaggcaagttatctgatactttcaagaatggctcgagatatccttacggttcaaatatcaaccgtggcttcagagagtgcatttagccaaggaggacaacaaattggagaccatagacactcattatccggatttagcttgcaagtactagtgcgCATtcacgattggattagatcggagcgtcgcaaccaaaacttacaagcggtggaaggcgaagaggaagagattgaagatttgatagcaagtggagcggaccaaatggaagactttgaagatatctccatgaccgaatatggcatgggggaaattaaccaaatgattgacaattgctgattttattattctactatttctttgcaacttttgtattatttgcaagttaaaaaaattacaacttgcaaataaatgttatccaagaatgaataaaatatatgcctcattgagctttcttctatttatttgtgttcatatttttacttatattaagttaggaatatacctaaaatatactaggaatatatctaaaatataataagaatatacttataatatacatctacttaaattaaaaactagaaagttatatacttgaaaaataactaaaatatactaagaatatacttataatataaatatacttaatttataaaatacgaatttataaacttagaaaaaacttaagctataaataacttaagttataatatataagttataagtatacatataacttaaacatatatatatatataagctataaGTATACATAGtgtacatataacttaaacatatatatatatatatatatatatatatatatatatatatatgctgtattgctgttagtcagtaaatatataaacttacttataaacttatataacatatgtaaatatacctacaatatactaataaatactataatatatgtatactatacaaaaaataaaaaaacaaaaaaggttttGGACAGTTTCGAACCGGACCGGTTCGGTTTCCATTTTAAAActggtaaaccggaaccggtggccggttccgatttttaaatcggaaaccggccggtttatTAACTGGTTACCGGTTCGGCCCGGTTCaaaccggttgacgggcttagCTATGGTGACACATACACATAAAGAAGTTAGCGATCCGCTTTGGTTGTCAAACATACTCGAATGATATAGGGGCACACAATTAATCTCCAGACATAATCATATGAAGTGATAAATGATGTGGAATTTAATTCGACGGAAGATAGTTGTACGAACAAGTCTCACATGAATAACTGGAAAGAGAAGAAAACTACAAAGCAAAGTGTAGGAATAAATTAATGGCTTGAAGCCTTTTGAACAAAATCGTGCATATTAGAC carries:
- the LOC132638063 gene encoding glycosyl hydrolase 5 family protein-like, which produces MAKLAAIFIFLCSFATFIHCLPLSTSSRWIVDDENGERVKLVCGNWAAHLQTMLPEGLDQQPVSHIARHISLMGFNCVRLTWATYMFTRHSNLTVAQSFINNGLHDAMSGIAKKNPQLLGLTVVEAQKAVIEELGRHGVMSVLDNQVGEPMWCCAVDDGNGFWGDKYFQPKEWLKGLDIVAKRYKDLPMVIGISLRNELRGPLTNQSVWYENVAKGAKTIHRANPNLLIIISGLDYDIDFTFLKEKPLNLNMRNKIVYETHRYAFTEGQANWFLTQPLNKVCDTIKEEIMNKSGFLLKGKNAAPLFVSEFGGDQRLTNPSDNYFMGCFLSFLAELDLDWAVWALQGNYYTREGVQGTEEMYGMFNYTWNSLRSPEYHAKLQLVQQKLQDPKSKKPTYHLLFHPQSGKCLNVASNNVVHASDCVGASRWSHDGDGTPIRLTGTSLCLTASREGLPVTLSKHCSEQSTWKLASNYQLSNVDENGKELCLDFDTYYSSSKVLVRKCVGLDGKSVDNPQSQWFKLVSANV